From Spirosoma aerolatum, one genomic window encodes:
- a CDS encoding sensor histidine kinase — protein MKWIAFLPLFLVYQTGLGAQGPSFSQIPVTANIDSLQNILPSQLAHVRFSTLLSLEKSLLLWEMRIDSTYLDEIKKDLPNYPEAKGHYWYFNSWQQRIKTHSDKAFSAAKAAYAYYKQQNDSTGMVSALSNMGIIILERDEQSSSDKPHFGHQYLEDAIALSRHSSNPELQILYTYALGRMPGLKLLGKAGNQILPQVQKGLALIDKHPQYISYKPQLLNILTLLYWSKGQLKEAQEYTLQIINLIKQHKRSVPIAHLYNLGFYYEMLQNYDKALQTYQVTWEKAHQSNEPSVRYLWQTSAGIHAALVGLKRYKEAATWADSIYTYGEEFDAENVKTKLQETVVTYEVEKKDARNKLLEQEKKLAQAQSQLYFGIGICATLGLFITGFFIYRERLTNKKLKNALTEIVQINQARDYFFGVIAHDLRRPFTSFKDLAALVKYYLTAQRYAELEKISQAIDEMGRHTLLLLDNLLGWALTQRDEVPYNPENVSLNEKIRNVVQLYQSVAQHLQVHILTECPENLSVYMDANACDLILRNLVDNALKNIQPGGKITLKAVVEKETNRARLIIKDTGRGMSLEKIASIKNILAGLAPSNLSRGLGMVMIGRFIKSNHITIDLRSNLGEGTTFELDFPSAKLEGRS, from the coding sequence ATGAAATGGATTGCTTTCCTTCCTCTTTTTCTTGTGTATCAGACTGGGCTTGGTGCTCAGGGTCCTTCGTTTAGCCAGATTCCTGTTACGGCTAATATTGATAGTTTACAAAATATCTTACCCAGCCAACTTGCTCACGTTCGCTTTTCAACACTACTAAGCCTGGAGAAAAGTCTTCTTTTATGGGAAATGCGAATAGATTCTACGTACCTGGATGAGATAAAGAAAGACTTGCCGAACTATCCAGAGGCCAAGGGGCATTACTGGTATTTTAATTCATGGCAACAAAGGATTAAAACTCATTCAGATAAAGCATTTTCCGCTGCTAAGGCTGCCTATGCGTATTATAAACAGCAGAACGATTCAACCGGAATGGTATCGGCCTTATCGAATATGGGAATTATTATACTGGAACGTGATGAACAAAGTTCCTCCGATAAACCTCACTTTGGCCATCAGTACCTGGAAGATGCAATAGCCCTAAGTCGTCATTCCTCTAACCCAGAACTACAGATACTTTATACCTATGCCTTGGGGCGTATGCCTGGGTTGAAATTGTTGGGTAAGGCTGGAAATCAAATCTTGCCCCAAGTGCAGAAAGGACTCGCTTTAATCGATAAGCATCCTCAATATATCTCTTACAAACCTCAGCTATTGAACATATTAACTTTGCTATACTGGAGTAAAGGACAGTTGAAGGAAGCACAGGAATACACACTTCAAATTATTAATCTCATCAAACAACACAAGCGGAGCGTACCCATTGCCCACCTGTATAACCTTGGGTTTTATTACGAAATGCTGCAAAACTATGATAAAGCTTTACAGACCTATCAGGTAACCTGGGAAAAAGCCCACCAGTCGAATGAACCGTCGGTACGGTATCTTTGGCAAACCAGTGCTGGAATCCATGCCGCGCTGGTAGGCTTGAAACGATATAAGGAAGCTGCTACATGGGCAGATAGTATCTATACATATGGAGAAGAGTTTGATGCCGAAAATGTTAAAACGAAGCTACAGGAAACCGTAGTGACCTATGAGGTCGAAAAAAAAGATGCCCGAAATAAACTATTAGAGCAGGAAAAAAAACTGGCGCAGGCACAGAGTCAGCTCTATTTTGGGATTGGGATTTGTGCCACGCTTGGGCTTTTTATTACCGGATTTTTCATCTATCGCGAGCGCTTGACAAACAAAAAACTGAAAAACGCTTTAACTGAAATCGTTCAAATCAATCAAGCCAGAGATTATTTTTTTGGGGTAATTGCTCATGATCTACGACGCCCTTTTACAAGCTTTAAGGATTTGGCAGCCTTGGTCAAATACTATCTGACTGCACAGCGTTATGCTGAGTTGGAAAAGATTTCTCAAGCGATTGATGAAATGGGAAGGCATACATTACTCTTATTGGATAACTTATTGGGTTGGGCTTTAACACAGCGGGATGAAGTGCCCTACAATCCAGAAAATGTAAGCCTGAATGAGAAAATCCGTAACGTTGTCCAACTCTATCAATCAGTTGCCCAGCACCTACAGGTACATATACTAACCGAATGTCCAGAAAACCTGAGCGTTTACATGGATGCAAATGCCTGTGATTTGATTCTACGAAATCTGGTCGACAATGCCTTGAAAAATATCCAGCCAGGAGGTAAAATCACGCTTAAGGCAGTTGTAGAAAAAGAAACCAATCGAGCCCGATTAATTATCAAAGATACTGGCCGAGGAATGAGCCTTGAAAAAATAGCTTCCATTAAGAATATTCTGGCAGGATTGGCGCCTTCAAATTTATCCCGTGGCCTTGGGATGGTTATGATAGGACGTTTTATAAAAAGCAATCATATCACTATTGATCTAAGGAGTAACCTGGGCGAAGGAACAACGTTTGAACTAGATTTCCCTAGTGCTAAGTTGGAGGGCCGATCTTAA
- a CDS encoding LytR/AlgR family response regulator transcription factor, giving the protein MNSLKILVIEDDLIWQLKLQMMLEQLNIGTIMLASSLAEAQNLLSTQLPDLVIADIVMPDGIVLSLLTKNYKQLPVIYQTGYSQEGFLKKALSMPNIGFLMKPFERFALQATIEVLLSKVRVNTSLPSSSISVIGKHKHRIDLSLEGIYWVKAEGNYSIINTVDQKYVLKRSLRKVCDELTVSFVQIHKSYIVNVNYVERIGEAEVYINRQSIPIGRKYRKVLFEAIRDKY; this is encoded by the coding sequence ATGAATAGTTTAAAAATTCTGGTCATCGAAGATGATTTGATCTGGCAACTTAAGCTCCAGATGATGTTGGAACAACTCAATATTGGGACAATCATGCTGGCCAGTTCGCTGGCTGAAGCCCAAAATTTGTTGAGCACTCAGTTACCTGATCTGGTGATTGCGGATATTGTGATGCCCGATGGGATTGTACTCTCACTACTTACTAAAAATTATAAACAGCTACCTGTTATCTACCAAACAGGGTACTCGCAGGAGGGCTTCCTGAAAAAAGCCCTGTCGATGCCTAATATCGGCTTTTTAATGAAACCGTTTGAGCGGTTTGCTTTACAGGCAACCATTGAAGTACTACTTTCTAAAGTTCGCGTAAATACATCCCTGCCATCCAGCAGTATCAGTGTTATTGGAAAGCACAAGCACCGAATCGATCTATCTTTAGAAGGAATTTATTGGGTGAAGGCAGAGGGTAATTATTCGATAATCAATACAGTTGACCAAAAATATGTTCTAAAACGATCGTTACGGAAAGTGTGTGATGAGCTGACTGTTTCTTTTGTTCAGATTCATAAAAGCTACATCGTAAATGTTAATTATGTAGAGCGCATTGGGGAAGCCGAAGTCTATATAAATCGTCAGTCTATCCCTATCGGACGTAAATATCGAAAAGTATTGTTTGAAGCTATTCGGGATAAATACTGA
- a CDS encoding SdrD B-like domain-containing protein — translation MIVILLVLCRVDAVNGQVKGIVFRDFDSNGIRSDTLPVEVGVEGIRVLAFVEQSTLPISTTTLADGTFAFNEASIPAGKRIRLEFTNFLPGDYNGPYGVASRTSVQFITAPTDQANLGIDYPADYCQRTDLQLVTPCYVNGNVQSTTDSDGNPVPADKQAAQSPALVKFPYEAAGVASATNFPPADLAHAGEVGAIWALSYQRRTKKIFSAAVVKRHTSFGPAGPGGIYITDIASGKTTPFMSVSSIGIDVGDDPHTDPLANLFGDMTQASTDPAAMTAVGRMSFGGMDISEDDKTLYFINLKDRKLYSLGIGSPAVAPTSPTALRSWNIPNPGCSFGDFRPWALKMYHGKLYVGVVCSAETSQETKDLKATIYQIDPTSENAVFTEVLAFPLDFHRGATDLTGTCIQYDHWLPWSDAWPTPCGVGNQPYFVMYPQPILTDLEFDDDGSMLIGFTDRFGQLSGMANHDPAGNGQYNGFTGGDLLRASSHNGQFELEQNGRSGSLTGTGVGNQEGPGGGEFFGKDDWFFINNIAHSEVTNGALSLVPGRREIITSAYDPIANVYLSGGLKVFNTRTGASNRDYVLYTQSPGSFGKASGLGDNKVLCDPAPLSIGNRFWFDDNRNGIQDPYEPGIDGIVLTLHDMENGGEQVASQTTHDAGQFYFTNETVSGGVLYNHSYEIRMDMNQLSSWDISLDGSRLIPSAGGRVAARGARQATSRLPRQYFLSPKDQSNYANSDTRDSDAILNGTTATIALTTLDAGQNDFTYDFSIHTCPELANEKDSIALCSGVVIDSIMTTGSYLSQVDSVRFILFSSPQSGTAMYANAGIDLGTIKPEPSTGRAVVVNPGIPTINATSDVSRLYVYALVYPIPANPACRQSSVTVISIAPSISVSATAAQLTCTEKSVQLKGEAFYGDGVSAQHVGFNWSGPNGFTSIVQNPTVSVAGTYTLTGSDTKCARDYVTATVTVMADTIPPSLTALGAMQSCVNCQGRLLAEVGEATLQWTGPNGFTSTEANPIVTIPGSYMVTATGKNGCQRSRSVEFVALNMQPCQEVRCLPIKFKRVR, via the coding sequence TTGATAGTTATTCTTTTGGTATTGTGCCGGGTGGATGCTGTCAACGGACAAGTGAAAGGGATCGTTTTTCGGGACTTTGATTCCAATGGAATTCGGTCGGATACCTTGCCAGTTGAGGTAGGAGTGGAAGGAATACGGGTATTGGCTTTTGTCGAGCAAAGTACCCTGCCTATCTCTACGACCACCCTTGCCGACGGTACCTTTGCGTTTAACGAAGCCAGCATACCAGCCGGAAAACGAATTCGGCTTGAATTCACTAATTTCCTGCCCGGCGATTATAATGGCCCCTATGGCGTTGCCAGTCGAACCAGTGTACAGTTTATTACAGCGCCCACCGATCAGGCTAATTTAGGTATAGACTATCCAGCCGATTATTGTCAGCGTACCGACCTTCAACTGGTTACACCCTGCTATGTCAATGGTAATGTGCAATCGACAACCGATAGCGATGGAAACCCAGTACCCGCCGATAAACAGGCGGCTCAATCACCTGCTCTGGTCAAGTTCCCTTATGAAGCAGCTGGCGTTGCCAGTGCAACAAATTTTCCACCTGCCGATTTGGCGCATGCGGGCGAAGTCGGTGCCATTTGGGCGTTGTCTTACCAGCGCCGTACAAAAAAGATTTTTAGTGCAGCCGTTGTAAAACGACATACGAGTTTTGGGCCTGCCGGACCCGGCGGTATCTATATCACCGACATTGCTTCAGGCAAAACAACCCCGTTTATGTCTGTCAGTTCAATAGGCATCGATGTTGGTGATGACCCCCACACTGACCCCCTGGCCAATCTGTTTGGCGATATGACTCAGGCCAGCACCGACCCGGCTGCCATGACAGCGGTAGGACGTATGAGCTTCGGCGGTATGGATATATCGGAAGATGATAAAACGCTCTATTTTATCAATTTGAAAGACCGAAAGTTGTATAGTTTAGGAATCGGCTCTCCGGCAGTTGCGCCCACGTCTCCTACTGCCTTACGCTCCTGGAATATCCCTAACCCCGGCTGTTCATTTGGTGATTTTCGGCCGTGGGCGCTTAAGATGTATCACGGCAAGCTGTATGTGGGTGTCGTTTGTTCGGCCGAAACATCGCAGGAGACGAAGGATCTAAAAGCCACGATTTATCAGATCGATCCGACCTCCGAAAATGCAGTGTTCACAGAAGTGCTAGCATTTCCGCTCGATTTCCACCGGGGAGCGACCGATCTGACCGGCACCTGTATTCAGTATGATCACTGGTTACCCTGGAGCGATGCCTGGCCAACGCCCTGCGGTGTCGGGAATCAGCCTTATTTTGTTATGTATCCGCAGCCAATACTGACCGACCTGGAATTTGATGATGACGGCAGTATGCTGATTGGTTTTACAGATCGTTTTGGGCAATTATCGGGCATGGCCAATCATGATCCGGCGGGTAACGGACAGTATAATGGATTTACAGGAGGTGATTTGTTGAGGGCCAGTAGTCATAACGGCCAGTTTGAATTAGAGCAGAACGGTCGATCTGGCTCACTTACCGGAACAGGAGTTGGAAATCAGGAAGGGCCAGGTGGTGGTGAGTTTTTTGGCAAAGACGACTGGTTTTTTATTAACAACATTGCCCATTCAGAAGTGACCAACGGAGCCCTGTCGCTCGTTCCTGGCCGACGGGAAATCATTACATCCGCCTACGATCCCATAGCCAATGTTTATTTGTCGGGCGGGTTGAAAGTGTTTAATACAAGAACAGGTGCTTCCAATCGGGATTATGTATTGTATACGCAGAGCCCTGGTTCATTTGGGAAAGCGTCGGGGCTGGGCGATAACAAAGTCCTTTGCGATCCTGCTCCCTTATCAATCGGGAATCGCTTCTGGTTCGATGATAACCGGAATGGCATTCAGGACCCCTATGAGCCCGGTATCGATGGTATTGTGCTAACGTTACATGATATGGAAAATGGTGGGGAACAGGTAGCTTCTCAAACCACGCATGATGCAGGGCAATTTTACTTTACCAATGAGACCGTTTCAGGGGGTGTTTTGTATAACCATTCTTACGAAATTCGAATGGATATGAACCAGCTATCATCCTGGGATATTTCGCTGGATGGGAGTCGACTAATACCATCGGCAGGTGGGCGAGTTGCTGCCCGGGGGGCTCGTCAGGCTACGAGCCGACTCCCGCGCCAGTATTTCCTTTCACCAAAGGACCAGTCCAACTATGCCAATTCGGATACTCGCGACTCGGATGCCATACTGAATGGAACCACGGCTACCATTGCGTTGACCACCCTCGACGCTGGCCAAAATGACTTCACTTATGATTTTTCGATTCACACCTGTCCTGAATTAGCCAACGAAAAAGATAGTATTGCTCTTTGTTCAGGGGTTGTTATTGATTCCATCATGACCACTGGTTCGTATCTGAGTCAGGTTGATTCCGTACGATTTATTCTGTTTAGCAGCCCGCAGTCTGGCACGGCTATGTATGCCAATGCAGGAATCGACCTGGGCACGATTAAACCTGAGCCATCGACTGGACGGGCCGTCGTTGTTAATCCGGGGATTCCTACCATCAACGCAACCTCGGATGTTTCACGACTCTATGTATATGCCCTTGTTTACCCAATTCCGGCTAATCCTGCCTGCCGTCAATCCAGTGTAACCGTTATTTCAATAGCTCCGTCGATATCGGTTTCAGCTACGGCTGCCCAACTGACCTGTACCGAAAAGAGTGTACAATTAAAGGGGGAGGCATTCTACGGAGACGGTGTTTCGGCGCAACATGTTGGATTTAACTGGAGCGGTCCTAATGGATTTACCAGCATTGTTCAGAACCCTACGGTATCAGTTGCCGGGACATATACCCTGACGGGCAGTGATACGAAGTGTGCCCGTGACTACGTGACGGCAACTGTTACGGTCATGGCCGATACGATTCCGCCTTCATTAACAGCACTGGGGGCAATGCAATCCTGCGTGAACTGCCAGGGCAGGCTTTTAGCTGAAGTTGGAGAAGCTACCCTGCAATGGACTGGCCCTAATGGATTTACCAGTACAGAGGCCAATCCCATCGTTACAATCCCCGGCAGTTACATGGTTACTGCAACGGGGAAGAATGGGTGCCAACGTTCCCGGTCCGTCGAATTTGTAGCCCTGAACATGCAGCCTTGCCAGGAGGTGCGATGTTTGCCGATAAAATTTAAGAGGGTCAGATGA
- a CDS encoding LytR/AlgR family response regulator transcription factor, which translates to MKARKYIIIDVVETDIADLKDKLLKFPLLECAKVCSTLEEAVDVLAKENIDLIFLDTDLGNDNGLTLLKCGINLPSVIVTSKRPEEALECYNIGTPADFLLKPFSFERLLRAMSRTFRQQFASNSFANLDSIFLKTGRKIQRFNYQAIDYIESYGIYSKVHMSDGYQIVNERVASLSKLLPAHFFMRVHKSFILNISKITSFDRSALSIGTTKIPIGVSYRSKLEGLLNLLEVTDSKYVDE; encoded by the coding sequence ATGAAAGCAAGAAAGTACATTATCATTGATGTCGTAGAGACTGACATTGCTGACCTAAAAGACAAATTGCTAAAGTTCCCACTGCTGGAATGCGCGAAAGTCTGTTCCACACTTGAAGAGGCTGTTGATGTGTTAGCCAAGGAAAATATTGATCTGATATTTCTGGACACAGACCTGGGAAACGACAATGGACTAACACTCCTTAAATGTGGGATAAACTTGCCGTCGGTAATTGTGACCAGTAAGCGGCCTGAGGAAGCCTTAGAATGTTACAACATTGGAACCCCCGCCGATTTTCTGTTGAAGCCATTTAGCTTTGAACGGCTGTTAAGAGCAATGAGCCGGACTTTCAGGCAGCAATTCGCGTCGAATAGCTTTGCCAATTTAGACTCTATTTTCCTGAAAACGGGCCGTAAAATTCAGCGGTTTAATTACCAGGCGATTGATTACATCGAATCCTATGGAATTTATTCAAAAGTCCATATGTCCGATGGCTATCAAATTGTAAATGAGCGTGTGGCATCCTTGTCGAAATTACTGCCCGCCCATTTTTTTATGCGTGTACATAAGTCTTTTATCTTGAATATTAGCAAGATAACTAGTTTTGACCGCTCTGCGTTGTCCATTGGTACAACGAAAATTCCTATTGGTGTCTCCTATCGGTCGAAGCTGGAAGGCTTATTAAACCTCCTGGAGGTTACCGATAGTAAATATGTAGATGAATAA
- a CDS encoding CRTAC1 family protein, with product MRIPLSTWLLTMMIATSAQSIVYGQISFINATDKLPDRPFVGFLSKAVVDVDGDGFDDIVRTHSRTKQLSVLTQSSAHAFSSTLLSTLGKEPIATLVGDVDKDHHNDLITAGFYDGVTVRRNQSSGWLADTINSPKIWMQGANLVDIDNDGWLDLFGCNDAGLNQIWKNNGQGAFAPVTNWIDMRTVPTSDNSGNYGSVWSDIDNDGDLDLYLAKCSKYAVGPQNASDPRRINQLFINHTYDRINGQLVKNTTNFSADPTNWFSEAAAGTNAKISGQSWTADFADIDNDGDQDLLVTNHESPTMLLENDGKGHFTDITTQSGLANVLEPLQGLMRDFDNDGYVDVLITGDMAAQLWRNNGNKTFTLQTGALGTIKTTSFALGDLNHDGFLDVYTSHYPRADAEDELWLGTPNGNHFLGVTLQGMQSNSNGVGAKLIVYRSDGVQLLREVRSGESYGITNSYTQLIGLGPTASISRIEVQWPSGQRSRIDTPASDQFLMITEPICTNRCVSLQVSTLR from the coding sequence ATGAGAATTCCTCTTTCTACATGGCTGCTCACGATGATGATCGCTACGTCTGCTCAAAGCATAGTCTATGGGCAAATTAGTTTCATCAATGCCACCGATAAGCTACCCGATCGTCCCTTCGTCGGGTTTTTATCGAAGGCGGTGGTTGATGTGGATGGCGATGGATTCGATGATATTGTTCGCACCCATTCCCGTACAAAGCAACTGTCAGTACTTACCCAGTCATCGGCTCATGCCTTCAGTAGCACGTTGTTGAGTACACTAGGCAAAGAACCCATTGCCACCCTGGTTGGGGATGTGGATAAGGATCATCACAACGACCTGATTACGGCTGGCTTCTACGATGGCGTAACGGTGCGCCGTAACCAAAGCAGTGGCTGGCTGGCCGATACGATCAATAGCCCTAAAATCTGGATGCAGGGGGCTAACCTGGTCGATATCGACAACGATGGCTGGCTGGATCTCTTTGGCTGCAACGATGCAGGGCTTAATCAAATATGGAAGAATAACGGACAGGGTGCCTTTGCACCTGTTACCAACTGGATCGATATGCGTACCGTACCAACCTCCGACAACTCGGGCAACTATGGCTCGGTCTGGTCCGATATCGATAACGATGGTGATCTGGACCTCTACCTGGCCAAGTGCTCGAAATATGCCGTAGGGCCCCAAAATGCTAGTGATCCCCGGCGCATCAACCAGTTGTTTATCAACCATACCTACGACCGTATCAATGGGCAGTTGGTGAAGAACACAACCAATTTTTCGGCTGATCCAACCAACTGGTTCAGTGAAGCGGCCGCCGGAACGAATGCGAAAATCAGTGGTCAGTCGTGGACGGCCGACTTTGCCGACATCGACAACGATGGTGATCAGGACTTGCTGGTAACCAACCACGAAAGCCCAACCATGCTACTGGAGAATGATGGAAAGGGCCATTTCACCGACATCACCACCCAGAGCGGCCTTGCGAATGTGCTGGAGCCACTACAGGGGCTGATGCGGGATTTTGACAACGATGGTTATGTGGATGTATTGATCACAGGCGATATGGCTGCTCAGTTATGGCGCAACAATGGCAACAAGACCTTTACACTCCAGACCGGTGCCCTGGGAACCATCAAGACGACCTCCTTTGCCTTGGGTGACCTGAACCACGATGGCTTTCTGGATGTGTATACGAGTCATTACCCAAGAGCCGATGCTGAGGATGAGCTTTGGCTGGGGACTCCGAATGGGAACCATTTTCTGGGCGTGACCTTGCAGGGTATGCAATCGAACAGCAATGGGGTAGGGGCAAAGCTTATCGTCTATCGGTCAGATGGCGTTCAACTGCTGCGTGAAGTGCGTAGTGGCGAGAGTTATGGCATCACCAACAGCTATACCCAGTTGATCGGTTTAGGCCCTACGGCCAGTATCAGTCGGATCGAGGTTCAATGGCCATCAGGGCAGCGGAGCCGAATCGATACCCCTGCTTCAGATCAATTTCTGATGATTACCGAGCCGATCTGTACGAATCGCTGTGTATCGTTACAGGTATCAACCCTACGATGA